One Seleniivibrio woodruffii DNA window includes the following coding sequences:
- a CDS encoding MTH895/ArsE family thioredoxin-like protein codes for MKIKVLGPGCSNCEKMHQTVLQAVDELGIHAEVEYVNDMIEISNYIKTTPGVVVDEVVVHEGKPLPSVHEVKILLKQKAAKGGCGCGCGCEG; via the coding sequence ATGAAAATAAAAGTATTAGGCCCCGGATGTTCAAACTGCGAAAAGATGCACCAGACGGTTCTTCAGGCCGTTGATGAACTGGGGATACATGCCGAAGTTGAATATGTGAACGATATGATAGAGATATCAAACTATATCAAAACCACTCCCGGAGTGGTGGTCGATGAGGTTGTGGTTCACGAGGGCAAACCTCTGCCGTCAGTTCATGAGGTCAAAATACTGCTGAAACAGAAAGCGGCCAAAGGCGGCTGCGGCTGCGGATGCGGCTGTGAGGGCTAG